A single Numenius arquata unplaced genomic scaffold, bNumArq3.hap1.1 HAP1_SCAFFOLD_38, whole genome shotgun sequence DNA region contains:
- the LOC141478602 gene encoding olfactory receptor 14J1-like produces MSNSSSITQFLLLAFADTRELQRLHFGLFLGIYLAALLGNALIITAIACDHRLHTPMYFFLLNLSVLDLGSISTTVPKAMANSLFDTRAISYWGCAAQLFLFFFFIGAEYSLLTVMSYDRYVAICQPLHYGTLLGSRACVHMAAAAWGSGFLTALLHTANTFSLPLCQGNVLDQFFCEIPQILKLSCSHSYLREVGLLVVSACLAFGCFVSVVVSYVQIFRAVLRIPSEQGRHKAFSTCLPHLAVVSLFLSTGMFAHLKPPSISSSPLDLVVSFLYSVVPPAVNPLIYSMRNQELKDTSKKLILSLISQQH; encoded by the coding sequence atgtccaacagcagctccatcacccagttcctcctcctggcattcgcagacacacgggagctgcagcgcttgcacttcgggctcttcctgggcatctacctggctgccctcctgggaaacgcactcatcatcaccgccatcgcctgtgaccaccgcctccacacccccatgtacttcttcctcctcaacctctctgttcttgacctgggctccatttccaccactgtccccaaagccatggccaattccctgtttgacaccagggccatctcctactggggatgtgctgcacagctatttctgtttttcttcttcattggtgcagagtactcccttctcactgtcatgtcctacgaccgctacgttgccatctgccaacccctgcactacgggaccctcctgggcagcagagcttgtgtccacatggcagcagctgcctggggcagtgggtttctcactgctctcctgcacacggccaatacattttccctacccctctgccagggcaatgtcctggaccagttcttctgtgaaatcccccagatcctcaagctctcctgctcacactcctacctcagggaagttgggcttcttgtggtcagtgcctgtttagcatttgggtgtttcgtttccgttgtggtgtcctatgtgcagatcttcagggccgtgctgaggatcccctctgagcagggacggcacaaagccttttccacgtgcctccctcacctggccgtggtctccctgtttctcagcactggcatgtttgcccacctgaagcccccctccatctcctcctcacccctggatctggtggtgtcatttctgtactcggtggtacctccagctgtgaaccctctcatctacagcatgaggaaccaggagctgaaagacacatcgaagaagctgattctgtcactgatctctcagcagcattaa
- the LOC141478613 gene encoding olfactory receptor 14A16-like codes for MSNSSSITQFLLLAFAEKRELQLLHFWLFLGIYLAALLGNALIITAIACDHHFHTPMYFFLLNLSVLDLGSISTTVPKAMASSLWDNRDISYWGCATQVFFFLFFITAEYCLLTVMSYDRYVAICQPLHYGTLLGSRACVHMAAAAWGSGFLNALLHTANTFSLPLCQGNVLDQFFCEIPQILKLACSQSCLREVVLIVVSVCLSFGCFVFIVVSYVQIFRAVLRIPSEQGRHKAFSTCLPHLAVVSLFITTGMFAYLKPPSISSPSLNLLVSFHYSVVPPAVNPLTYSMRNQELKEAIRKFISGCWRKH; via the exons atgtccaacagcagctccatcacccagttcctcctcctggcatttgcggaaaaacgggagctgcagctcttgcacttctggctcttcctgggcatctacctggctgccctcctgggaaacgcactcatcatcaccgccattgCCTGTGACCACCActtccacacccccatgtacttcttcctcctcaacctctccgttcttgacctgggatccatctccaccactgtccccaaagccatggccagttccctctggGACAACAGGGACatttcctactggggatgtgctacacaggtcttcttctttctcttctttatcacagcagagtattgtcttctcactgtcatgtcctacgaccgctacgttgccatctgccaacccctgcactacgggaccctcctgggcagcagagcttgtgtccacatggcagcagctgcctggggcagtgggtttctcaatgctctcctgcacacggccaatacattttccctacccctctgccagggcaatgtcctggatcagttcttctgtgaaatcccccagatcctcaaacTTGCCTGCTCACAGTCCTgcctcagggaagttgttcttattgtggtcagtgtctgtttatcatttggttgttttgtgttcattgtggtgtcctatgtgcagatcttcagggctgtgctgaggatcccctctgagcagggacggcacaaagccttttccacgtgcctccctcacctggccgtggtctccctgtttatcaccactggcatgtttgcctacctgaagcccccctccatctcctcaccATCCCTGAACCTGTTGGTGTCATTTCATTACTCAGTGGTTCCTccggcagtgaaccccctcacctacagcatgaggaaccaggagctcaaggaggcCATCAGGAAATTTATTTCAGGG tgctggagaaaacactga